In the genome of Arachis stenosperma cultivar V10309 chromosome 2, arast.V10309.gnm1.PFL2, whole genome shotgun sequence, the window AGTAGCTTGATGGAGCGGGATATTGCTTTGATGAAGGATCTGAACACTTCTCGCGATGAGACTGTCGAGGCTAAGAAAAGGGTGTAGGAGCTGGAGGAAAAACTTAAGTTGGCGGAGAGCTCGGCAGAGGCTGCCCGCAAGGAGATGATTgttttgaagaagaaaaatagggAGCTTGCACAGGGGTCTCGGGAGGCCGTGAAGCTGACCGAATAGGGGGATTAAGCTTCAGGTGACTGTGCTTGCTCCCGACCTTGATCTTACTCAGGTGGGTGCCCTCAAGATTGTTGAGGGCGGGAAGATCGTCGATCTCTTGAAGCCTTGAGGTGGTGGTTTCTCCTGTTTCTTACTTTGTAGTTTATGTTTTTTGGTGTCTGGGCCTGTATAAGTGCCTTTGCTTGTAATGAACATTTTCCTTTTTATGAATGGTTTTGTTAACGCTTTATCGCTTGCTCGGACCGTCGCGGCCTTGTTTTTGTTTGTTGTTTTCGTTTATCCGGGCCGTCATGGCTTTTCTCTTGCCTAtttttcctatatatatattttgccaTGTTGGTTCTTAAACTCGGGTCCCTTTGGTTGTCGGGGTGATCAGTCTCGAGCTTCCGTTAGGTCGACCGTTCGTTTATTGTCATTATGCTGCTTCGAAAATCTTGAAAAAACAAAGTTCATTGTGTATATTCATGCAAAACTTTAAAACATAATAAGGATGCAAAATGTACATATGCGTAAAATGGGAAAGAAACTTAGAGGGGTTGAGGCGGATATGGTCGTGTTGTCGGACCGCTCCGTTACTTCCCTTACGAGTAGAACCTTTTTAGGTTTGCCATGTTCCATGTTCTTGGGACCTCCTTTCCGTCGAGTTTTTCTAGCTTTTATGCGCCTTTGCCGAGTTCTTCCTTTACCCTGTAGGGTCCTTCCCAATTCGCAGCCAATTTGCTTTCTCCTGGGGTCGGTGGCCCTATGTCGTTTTGTAGTAAGACCAGGTCACCCCGAGGTTCCTTTTCATGACTCTGCCGTTGTATCTTAGGGCTATCCTTTGCTTTATTGCTGCCTCTGTTAGGTGCGCCATTTTCCTTATTTCATCGATTAGGTCTTTCTCAACTGCTTCGCTTCCTCCTCCTAAAAGTAGCCTCGGATTTGGCTCCCCTATCTCGACTGGGATGACTGCGTCGACCCCATATGTGAGTCGGAAGGGGGTTTTGCCGGTAGATGACTGGGGAGAGGTTTTGTAGGACCATAAGACTGATGCTAACTCGTCTGTCCATGAGCCTTTTTTTCCTTCGAGTCGTTTCTTCATCCCCTTCAggatgactttgttggctgcttcCACTTGCCCGTTGATTTGAGGGTGTTCGACGGAGGAGAACTTTTGCTTAATTCCTAGTCCTGAGAGGAACTCCTTTAACTTTTTGTCGGTGAACTGTGTTCCGTTATCCGATATGACGGACTTCGGAATCCCGAACCTTGTGATAACTTACCTCCAGAAAAATTTTTGACAATTCGCTACAGATATACTGGCTAGTGTCtctgcttctacccatttggtgTAATAATCTATGGCCACTATTAGGTACTTCACTTGCCCTAGCCCTGGTGGGAATGGCCCTAAGAGGTCGACTCCCCATTGGGCGAAAGGTCGGGGAGCCATCATTAGGCTGAGTTCCTCGAGAGGTGCTTTGTGGAAGTTGGCATTTTCTTGACATTTTTTGCATTCTTTCACGAACTCTTGGGCGTCCGACATCATTGTGGGCCAGTAGTATCCTGTCTGGATGATCTTTCTTGCTAAGAATCTCCCCCCGATGTGGTGGCCACAGCATCCTTCGTGAACTTCTCTTAAGACATAGTCCGTCTGGTCAGGGTGCAGGCATTTGAGTAAAGGCTGGTGAAGTCCTTGTTTGTACAACTGGCCTTGTATGATTGTATATTTGGGGGCTTTCCTCTTAATAGTTTGTGCTTCCTTCTCATCTGGGGGTGTTTTCGCATGCTCCAAATATCGGGAGATGGGGTCTATCCATGAGGGTGGGTTTGGTGCCTGGGTTGTGCACATGACGATTGCAGGTTTCGTCACCAGCCCTTGGATTAGGGATCTGTTCCCTGTTCCGGGTTTGGTGCTCGCAAGCTTGGAAAGGAGATCGGCTCGGGCGTTTCTCTCTCTTGGGACGTGCTGGATTGTGACTTCTTTGAAGCTTTTGCATAGTTCTCTCACCTTTTCTAAGTATTTTTGTAGCAACGCGTCTCTGGCTTGGTAGTTGCTGTTTACTTAGGAGGTGACGACTTAAGAGTCGCTGCTGACTTCAACTTTTGATGCGCCGACTTCTTTGGCTAGTATCAATCCTCCTATCAGTTCttcgtattcagcttggttaTTGGAGACCAGAAACTCGAACTTGATGGATTGCTTGTAGACTATCCCTGCCGAGTTTTCGAGGATGATTCCGGTGCCTCTGAACGTTTGGTTGGATGCTCCGTCAACGTGGGGCTTCCACCGTGCGTTCGGTGTGTCGGGAGTTTCCCCTGTGACTTCTACAAGGAAGTCTTTCATAGCTTGGGCTTTGATTACTTGCCTTGGCTCGTATCGCAGGTCATATTAGGACAGCTCTATTGCCCACGTCATCATTCTCCCTGCCAGGTCGGGTTTTTGGAGAACTTGTTGGATGGCTTGGTCAGTTCTCAAAATGACTGTGTGCCCTTGGAAGTATTGTTTTAGCCTTCTGGATGAGATTAGTAGGGCGTAGGCTAACTTTTCCAACTTGGTGTACCTCATCTCTGCCCCTCGAAATAttttgctgatgaagtatattGGCCGCTGGGTCTTGTCCTCCTCCCGTACTAGGACTGGCGCCATTACTTGCGTTGTCACGGCCAGGTACAGGTATAGGGGTTCACCCTCTCTGGGTTTGCTAAGTCAGGAGGTTCTGAGAGTATCCTCTTGAAATGGCCGAACGCTTCTTCACATTCCGGGGTCCATTTGAAGGTGATTCGTTTCTTCATTAGATTGAAGAATGGGATGGCCCTTTCAGCTGAGGCCCCGAGGAACCGAGATAGTGCCGTGAGTTTCTCGGTGAGTCGCTGCACATCTTTGATGCATCCTGGGCTTGCCATTTTGAGGACGGCTTCGCACTTGTCTGGGTTggcttctacccctctctgTGTGATCATGAACCCCATGAATTTACCTGCTTCCATGGCGAATGCGCATTTAAGCGGATTAAGTCTCATGTTGAATTTTCTTAGTGCTTTGAAGACAGCCTGGAGATCGTCCATTAACTTGCTCGGCTCTGCGGTTTTTACCAGGATATCATCAACATACACCTCTACCGTTTTGCCGATGAGGTCATGGTAGACTTTGCTCATTAGCCTTTGGTAGGTGGCTCCTCCGTTCTTCAGTCCGAAGGGCATCACCTTGTAGTAATAGGTGCCCCCGGGTGTTATAAATGTTGTTTTATCTTCGTCAGGTCGGTGCATCAGGATTTGGTTGTTGCCGGAATAGGCATCCATGAAATTGAGGAAACGATACCCCGCTGCCGAGTCAACTAGGGTGTCAATGTTTGGGAGGGGAAAGGAGTCTTTTGGACATGCCTTGTTCAGGTCGgagtagtcgacgcacatcctccattttccagtGGCCTTTTTGACTTGGACGACATTGGATAGCCACGTTGAGTACTCAAGTTCCTTGATGAACCCTGCTTCAAGCAGTCCTGCTGTTTGTTTTGCGACTTCTTCTGCTCTTTCTTGCGACATCTTCCTTCGCCGCTGGGCTACCGGTTTGGCCTCGGGTTTTATGGCCAACCGGTGAGACATGACCTCGGATCTAATCTCGGCATGTCTGATGGGgtccatgcgaagaggtcgcTGTTTACCCTTACGATCTCTATGAGGGGCCCTTGAGTTCATGGGGTAGGTTCCTGTTTATGAAAGTGAATTGATCTGCCAACTTCCCTATTTGGAACTTTTCCATGTCCCCTTCTGGTTCAGGTCTTGGTTTGTCCTCCACCCTGACATCCAGCTCTGCCAGGAACATGCCAGCTGCCTTCTTAGATTCTTTTTTTAAGGAGAGACTGGCGCTGTCGCAGGCGACTGCCGTCTCTAGGTCTCCCCTTATGGAACCGACTGTTCCTTTGTCCGTTATGAACTTCATTATTAGGAACTTGGTGCATATCACAGCTGAGAATTCATTGATAGTTTTCCTCCCTATGATGATGTTATAAGCGGTGGAGTCTCTAAGGACTACGAAGTCTGCCATAACCGATTTCCTGGTGTCACCAGTTCCCAGGCTGATTGGGAGAGAGATCGTCCCGTCAGGTTTGATATAGTTGTCACCTAGTCCCATGACCCCGTATTGGTAGTTTTTGAGGTCAGATTCCTTGAGTCCCATGGCGTCGAAGACATTTCTAAATAGGATATTAGAGTCTGCTCCTGTGTCAACGAGGATGCACCTAACCAGCCCTGTCCCGACCATGGCTGTAACCATTTATCTTCTGAGCCAAAGGATATTGTGGGGTGCCTTTTGCAGGTGGCAAGGCCATCTGTCGATATGGAGAGCACCCGGGTGTCTCTTCTTGCTGCCGACTTGGATTTGGGGGGGTTGTCCCGTCTGACTACGATGTTGACCACAAAAGTTGAGGGGTTAGTGGCATCCCCTGGGGGTTCTTGCCTTGGCTTGACAGTTCGGCTCTGATCTTCCTCGAAGCGCTCTCTTTCCCGCCTCCTCGGCTCTCTGATGAGCTGGGAGAATTCGCTCAGTTTTTCTTCTCTGATGGCTTGTTCCAAGGCATCTCTGAGGTCAAAGCAGTCTTGTGTTTTGTGACCAAACCCCTTGTGGTAGTCAAAATAAAAGTTTTTGTTGCCTCCCATTCTCTCTTTCAGGGGTCTAGGTTTGGATAGGATTCCTTTGTCTGCAATTTGTTGGTAGACTTCTACTATGGGCGCTGTAAGTGGCGTGTAGTTTGTGAACCTTCCTACTCATGGAGGTTGCTTGTGCTGTTTGGCTGAAGTTCCGTCCTGGGGGGCTCCTTATATCTGTCGACCTGGGGGGTTTGCCGAGGTGGTGGGTTAGGGGGCGGTCGTTTGTTGGCTGCTATGACCTGACTTACTTCCTCATCATTGATGTATTCCTTGGCGACACTCTGGATTTCCTGCATGGTCCACACAGGCTTGGTCGTGAGGTGTTTCCTGAAATCCTCGTTTAGCAAGCCGTTTGTCAGGCAGAGGCTGGCGACCGAGTTCGTGAGACCGTCAATTTCCAAGCATTCGTTATTGAACCTGTCTAAGAACTTTCTGGTCAGTTCCCCGGGTTTCTGGGTGACTCCTAACAAGTTGATCGGGTGTTTGGTCTTAGCTATACATGATGTGAACCGGGCTAGGAAGCTTTGGGAGATATCTGCGAAAGCCGTGATGGACTCTTGCGGGAGGGCATTAAACCACCAGATCACTGGGCCGGCTAGCGTTACAGGGAATGCCCGGCATCTCACTACGTCGCCTACCCCTTCTAAATTCATTCTTGCTTCAAAGGCGGTGAGGTGTTCCTGAGGGTCTTTGGTCCCGTCATACCTCATGTTCGTTGGCTTATCGAAGTTTTTCGGAAGCCGGACCTTGAGGAATGAGGGATGGAAAGGGGGTGTATCCCATGATGATAGGTTCTTGCCGTCTCTTGGCTTTCCCCTTCTGGGATTCCCCCCGCCCTTCGGACTTGTCCTGGTGGGGTCGGGAGGTCGCCTGCGTGTATGTCTTATCACGCTTCGTTGGACTCCCTTCCCGGCTTTCCTGTCCTCGGGGGGGAGATCGGGTTCGCATGCGAGATCGGCTGGCTTCGCCACGGGAGCGACTGGCGTCTCCGTGGGGTTGGCTTCTCGCTGCTAGCTCTCGCTCTAAGTTTTGTACTCTGTGCCTGAGTTCTTGCATAATCTTGGCGCTATCAGCTCCTGTTCCTCTGAAAGGACGCATTTCGGGGGTCTTGGTGTAAATTTGTTGGTCGGGCTAAACGGAGGAGCGGGGGCATTCGGCGGTGCGGGCCGTCGAACTTGCCCGGCTCAGGCGAGCCCCGCCACCTTCGCGAAGCTCCTTCAACGTGGGGAGTCGCTCCATATCTACAgggtccccacagacggcgccaatgttcgtcACCTGGAGACTTCGGGTCCTGGGTAGGTCGGGTGCTTAGACACGGGGGAATGGATGAGACCCTGGATTGAAGTGGAGCGAGGATTCGGATGTCGATGACGCCAGAGGAACCGTGTGGAGCGAGGAGGGGGCGGCcacctgcaaggacactccATTGAGCAAGTCAGTGTTCGTACGAGTTGGTAGCCAAATTAGGTAAAATGATGTGTACCTTGGGAGGAGTGCTGTCCTCTCCCCTTATATACCGTGCTGGGTGGGTCTAAAGGTGACCTGGCCTACTGTCCAGGATACTTTGTGCTATTCCTACTCACGTGGGGAAGCGTTGGCAGTCCTAACCGTCGGGTCCGGTTCCGATGACTCCGTCCCGACCGTTTTAGCTAGGTGGGGGTTTGGTCCGCACAGGAAGTGTGGCCGTACGCCGCCCGGGTCGGGTATCCGAGAGCCAACCTGTCGGGTTCCCTTATTAATGGTTTAGGTTTGGGTCGGAGGTGCTTCTCCGACCCGGCGAGTAGGTGGATTGGGCCTAGAGCGGTCCGTAAAATTTTGCTTTGggaacaatatttataattatgttttggatgaaaacttggtttataattatatttattagatattataattacaaagactttaatgtttgtgaatataaaaattataatttgtttatacttttagaaattataataattaaaagtaaaaaataggaaagatttttttatgcctttatatatattatttaatagttaaaaataaaaaaaagaggttATTTGGCGGGCTTAGCCCGCTGGCCCGCTAGCCCGCCGTTAGACGAAGGGGGCTAAAATTCTAAAATTGCCTCATTAGGCGGAGCGGGGCAAGTCAGCCCGCCAGACGGGCTTTTCCGCTTGCCACCCCTACATCTACATGTCCTCACATggtataaataataaatataaataattaatgtaTAGAGTATGCAATAATTTTgtataacaaatttaaaatcttaTGGAAACGTCAACACTAATGATCACTGCACTTATTGAACcataaattaaaagtattaaCTAATGAGAATCTACAAATTGCTTTTGAAATGacttaatatattattatccAAAAGAGAATTACACTTAATAAACATACTCATCATTGCATGGTACTAATGTTGGTAGGTTaaggaaattaaaatacttTAATATAAGATGAAAGAAATGAAATTACCCTTTTGCCCAGATCCTTGGCATTTTCCACACCTGCTCTAAAAACTCTGCATGTGTGACTCCTGTAAGTTTATATATGCATTTCAAGACACATGCATATTTCATCTATATTCACAAGATAGACTTGAAGATTCCCATGCATATaacatttttcaataaaaaccAAATAAACGTTTTGTTTTATTTCCCAATTCACCCACtaattcacttttaccactTCTAACATTCTCTTATTTATATGTCCACTTAATGTCATAATAGGGAATGGTTCTTTTTAGGGGTAAAGAATGAGATATGTTGTTTTCATTctcatatttaattaattttcagtaTTTCACATCCATTTCCAAGGTTATTagcatttaaatttaaattaacatTGACAATTTATTGGCATTGATGTAttaaatgaatttttttctattttttactaaactaaaaagaatctttatttttaattatttttttaataacttgttggtattatttttatgtattttattttgttcagTCAATCATATATTAAATGCCACTCAGATATGTTCTGAAAACTTGTCTAAAATTATCTATAGGCCCTAGAGATTGAGTTATTGATATAAGATggatttaagaaaaaaaagctTCCAATTATAATccaaaaattattagaatatatACTTTATGAAAAAACTTATAGTTactattttatatgatttattgGAAGCCACggtttaatttttagtttttatactgaaaaaatttaaataatatttatgttatgcaagaatatatattataactatttgagaaaaaaaaaacattttggGATTACTAAAGAATGAAATAATAAAGCAATTGAACGAATAAAAAAAGGTGATAtcgataaaaaaaattaactcatCACCTGTAATAATTATCCATcctatagtttaaaattaacagatttttttaataacttgTAAGTTGAGTAAaataatccaaaaaaaatttcaaatacttttttctatttctagtttttataatatttttatttcttctttttattttaaaataaaatatttattcaattttattttgacatatttaataacttaaataaaaaatcaaaaaatatattaataaaataataaaaattataataaaaaattttattgtttaactTAATTCATGATATCtatataatatcttatttatatatttatttttatatgatgTTAAAAACATTTTACATATACATTACATATATATAACATATTCACAAAATTATTTTAGCCTTTTTTTGTTACTTTTAAAGTTTAACATACAATGGTACGTGATGATtgcaaaataatataaatattctaatattgtatatattatttaatttttaaatgaaatatatataaaatatcataaataaaattaaaataaaaataacttagatatattttttaaatttttcaaaaattcagagataaaaaattatatttttttacccAATATAATAATATGTTTCTCATGAAATAATTAAACACTAAAAAAATGCATTTATAATATCGAGAATTTAAAGGATGAATTTTGACTCTTTTAATATTCTTACCAATTTAAGAAAGATTGCCCATTTGaggatttcttttttttttaatgaaaagtAATGCTggatgataaaaaataaatagtataattaattttttgaaaaaatgtatatattgtatatgatgtttttatcttttaatataaattttttttacaacttttattttaacattattttattaatttcatgCTAATGGAAGAGTAAGTAGAGTGAGTACATGTAGCTTTTACTATTTATCTGACTTTTTAacataaaagattaaaaaaaaactaattaaaacctcttatcaaagacaaataattaattatatgtttttaaattataaaattttaattgtattCTTAGTGTTCACAATATAAAAATGGTAACACTAAGAATAcaaattaatgattttattgtatatttgtATTATTTGTTATCTGACTCAATTGAGTTTGTATTACagtaatttgattaaaaaataagcAATATTCTGTAAATTACAGTTACTGCATTAAGTGAATTTTAGTTGTTACGATTAGGTTCTGTTATTGATATTCCAAATCAGTGTTAGATGTGCACAATTCATCAGACACTGAAATCTCTGGATTGTAGTGAGATATAGCAACAAGCCAACAAGACATTCTTCTCTCTCAACTCTTTTGTTAAACCTACGCTTTATCAGAATCAACGCTCACCGCACCATGATAAATGGTGCAGTGTTTGCAGCAAAAGCATGTAAAATGTTGTAATATTATTGATTAATTTGGTTAACTGGTTTTCTTACGAGTCAGTAAACATTATTGGTTGACAGCATAATAATAACCAAACTGGTTTCCTTATGAGTCAGATAACATTATTGGTTGACAGCATAATAATTTATGCCCTAAAAACCTTGCACCGAAAATACTTCAATAATCATGTATACCATTCTATGAATAGATTTAGAGTGTATTTGACAAAAACGTTGAGGAGGAAAGAAGCGCATTTGAGTttgaaaatatcatttttatgtttgataatttttatctttctgAACGCAGTAGAAATAATTCTGCCTCTGATAtagaaaaagttaaaatttgtAACTTTTGCGTTTCACTTTATAGTTGCtaattatctttaaaaaattaggtggaagttttatttttttttgtcaaccctacccttttttttcttctatacAAAGAATATTAGTAACTATTATCTTCACAGTAGTTTTTTGTAGTTCTTCCTACTTTTTTCATAGTTTTTAGTTCCaatttttttcatcaaaattgttcagattTGTTTCAATCGTTAGcaaattgaatattttaatttttttattatttttagtactcatttttatattttaatttttatattttttattatattttttatttatatgataaatatttttatattatttatgtagTGTTCTGATTtctcttgttatatttttatgagttttttttatcatttatcgtactattttttatatgtatattttttatgattttttatttattttattgtatttcttTTATTCATACGACAAATGTTGTTAACTTTTttatatgatatttttattattttttgttcatataaattctttttttctatcatttacTGGATTGTATTTATGCTGTGtatggattttttatttttttatttgattttattcctatgaattttatttattttttttgttcatacGATATATGTTGTtggttttatgaattttttattatttcttatctatataattttttttattctttgatgtactctatttttattttgtattaattttttattttttattttgactttgtaaaatttataattgtaattattatatactacgtttattaataaaattttatataatataaactATGATCCTATAAAAAAAGgacaaaataaataagaaattaattataagtaaTAATAGGGccataaataatgaaaatttatagtccaaaataatattaaattaaagagTACTAACAGTACTAgaaaaattatagaatattttttttgtttgacattataaaatttatagtactctatttcatatttttattttttattgtatttattttatttatatgataaatatttttatattatttttgttagtgtTCTGATTTTgcatgtatataaaaaattatttaaattgatgTTTCTTTTAGTAATTTTCCATCTAGAAGTGATTTTGAGTAGTATAattcaattaatatttattttgttataatcaattttaacataaaaattgtcaaatataaattatattaaccCAAACTTactttttatcaaaatcaattttacaaaatcaattttatgaaaGTTCCCATTTACAAACTATAATTCAAACACATActtaattttaacattaaatattTCGATTAAATTCGTTCTCATTTTTCGTTTTGTGTTAAATAAAAGGCT includes:
- the LOC130963540 gene encoding uncharacterized protein LOC130963540, which codes for MRYDGTKDPQEHLTAFEARMNLEGVGDVVRCRAFPVTLAGPVIWWFNALPQESITAFADISQSFLARFTSCIAKTKHPINLLGVTQKPGELTRKFLDRFNNECLEIDGLTNSVASLCLTNGLLNEDFRKHLTTKPVWTMQEIQSVAKEYINDEEVSQVIAANKRPPPNPPPRQTPQVDRYKEPPRTELQPNSTSNLHE